In Sulfitobacter sp. M39, the following proteins share a genomic window:
- a CDS encoding energy transducer TonB, with amino-acid sequence MHKGQYISGAGHLGLIGWLLLGNIFTSHSDPVEMQEVSVISAAQYDEMVAAAQSAQAEAAAQPEPAPEPEPAPEPEPTPEPAPEPEPAPEPEPVPEPEPIAPPPSEDVSDQAPELPEPPADVAVLTPEEAPVAVPRPVERVAPEPVEAPDPEARTDDVLREAATPDAPAEKVVEEAQEATAPEEATTQIVTEATEAPKASPTQSARPPARRPTPPAPQVAEAPVETPKPEAPKPATPKPATPKPETPKPEAPKPTPEPTTDKDAVAAALAEAMGETDAPATPAAPSGPPLSAGEKESLRVAVSSCWNVGSLSSEALRTTVVVSVAMNQDGTPQTNSIKMTSSSGGSQGAANQAFEAARRAIIRCGARGYQLPVEKFGQWQNIEMTFNPERMRIK; translated from the coding sequence ATGCACAAGGGGCAGTACATCTCTGGCGCGGGTCACTTGGGGCTCATCGGCTGGCTGTTGCTGGGGAATATCTTTACCTCGCACAGCGACCCTGTGGAGATGCAGGAAGTGTCGGTGATCTCTGCCGCGCAATATGACGAGATGGTCGCCGCAGCGCAATCCGCGCAGGCGGAGGCCGCGGCGCAGCCCGAGCCTGCCCCTGAACCGGAACCCGCCCCCGAACCAGAACCGACCCCTGAGCCTGCGCCGGAGCCCGAGCCCGCCCCGGAACCGGAGCCTGTGCCAGAGCCCGAACCCATCGCACCGCCCCCCTCGGAGGACGTGAGCGATCAGGCCCCCGAGCTGCCCGAGCCGCCTGCCGATGTCGCCGTTCTGACGCCAGAGGAAGCACCCGTCGCCGTGCCGCGCCCTGTAGAGCGTGTGGCCCCCGAACCTGTAGAGGCCCCGGATCCCGAGGCGCGCACCGATGATGTGCTGCGCGAGGCCGCGACACCGGATGCGCCGGCAGAGAAGGTCGTGGAAGAGGCACAGGAAGCCACCGCCCCCGAAGAAGCCACAACGCAGATTGTGACCGAAGCAACGGAAGCGCCCAAAGCGTCGCCGACCCAATCCGCACGCCCTCCGGCCCGCCGCCCTACACCGCCTGCGCCGCAGGTGGCAGAGGCACCCGTGGAGACGCCGAAACCCGAAGCGCCAAAGCCCGCCACACCAAAGCCCGCCACACCGAAGCCGGAAACACCCAAGCCAGAGGCCCCCAAGCCGACGCCCGAACCGACAACGGATAAGGACGCCGTGGCAGCCGCCCTCGCCGAGGCCATGGGAGAGACCGACGCGCCTGCGACTCCGGCGGCCCCCTCTGGCCCGCCATTGTCAGCTGGCGAGAAAGAATCGCTGCGCGTGGCAGTATCGTCGTGCTGGAACGTGGGGTCTCTTTCCTCCGAGGCATTGCGCACTACTGTAGTGGTGAGTGTCGCAATGAACCAAGATGGCACGCCACAGACCAATTCGATCAAGATGACCAGCAGTTCGGGCGGATCACAGGGGGCTGCCAATCAGGCGTTCGAGGCCGCACGGCGGGCAATTATCCGCTGCGGCGCGCGCGGGTATCAGCTTCCTGTAGAAAAATTCGGTCAATGGCAGAATATTGAGATGACCTTTAATCCTGAAAGGATGCGCATCAAATGA
- the ybgC gene encoding tol-pal system-associated acyl-CoA thioesterase produces MTHRLPIRVYYEDTDMAGIVYYANYLRYIERARSDWVREMGIDQLAMKAEGVVFAVRRVEADYIQPAVFDDMLDVETWATSITPARMEMQQEVKRGDTVLFRAVVTIVCIAASGKPCRLPAKLRSIPV; encoded by the coding sequence ATGACCCATCGTCTGCCGATCCGCGTTTACTATGAAGACACCGATATGGCGGGGATCGTCTATTACGCGAATTACCTGCGCTATATCGAACGGGCGCGCAGTGACTGGGTGCGCGAGATGGGCATCGACCAGCTGGCCATGAAGGCCGAAGGCGTGGTCTTTGCCGTGCGGCGGGTCGAGGCGGATTACATTCAGCCTGCGGTATTCGACGATATGCTTGATGTAGAGACATGGGCCACGTCGATCACGCCGGCCCGCATGGAGATGCAGCAAGAGGTCAAACGCGGCGATACGGTCCTGTTTCGGGCGGTGGTTACGATTGTTTGTATCGCGGCGTCAGGCAAACCCTGCCGATTGCCAGCGAAACTTCGCTCAATCCCCGTCTAG
- the tolQ gene encoding protein TolQ — translation MEAETLAAASEIDFSLLGLFLRATITVKLVMIMLIVASFWSWSIIIQKMIQYRHAKAEAERFDQAFWSGEPLDGLYDTIGPDPDGAAEKIFAAGMTEWRRSHREDGGLIPGATARIDRSMDVAIAKEAERLQKGLPVLATTGSTAPFIGLFGTVFGIMNSFIEIAAQQNTSLVVVAPGIAEALLATGIGLLAAIPAVIFYNKLSADSDRILGGYEAFADEFATILSRQLDS, via the coding sequence ATGGAAGCAGAAACGCTGGCGGCGGCAAGCGAGATTGATTTCTCGCTCTTGGGTCTATTTCTCCGCGCAACGATTACCGTAAAACTCGTGATGATCATGCTGATCGTCGCGTCCTTCTGGTCTTGGTCGATCATCATTCAAAAGATGATCCAGTACCGCCACGCCAAAGCCGAGGCAGAGCGGTTTGACCAAGCATTCTGGTCGGGCGAGCCACTGGACGGGTTGTATGACACGATCGGGCCGGATCCGGATGGGGCCGCAGAAAAGATTTTCGCCGCCGGTATGACGGAATGGCGTCGGTCGCATCGTGAGGATGGCGGGCTGATCCCCGGTGCCACCGCGCGGATCGACCGCAGCATGGATGTGGCGATTGCCAAAGAGGCAGAGCGTCTGCAAAAGGGCTTGCCCGTGCTGGCGACCACCGGGTCTACCGCGCCATTCATCGGTCTGTTCGGGACCGTGTTCGGGATCATGAACTCTTTCATCGAGATTGCGGCCCAGCAAAACACCAGCCTTGTCGTCGTCGCCCCCGGTATTGCCGAGGCGCTTCTGGCCACAGGTATCGGCCTTTTGGCGGCTATTCCCGCGGTTATCTTCTATAACAAGCTGAGCGCGGATTCAGACCGTATTTTGGGCGGCTACGAAGCCTTTGCCGATGAATTCGCCACCATCCTCAGCCGTCAGCTGGATAGCTGA
- the ruvB gene encoding Holliday junction branch migration DNA helicase RuvB has product MIDSDPTLRPDPQPGDIDRALRPQMLDEFVGQAEARANLKVFIQSAKQRGEAMDHTLFHGPPGLGKTTLAQIMARELGVGFRMTSGPVLAKAGDLAAILTNLEARDVLFIDEIHRLNPAVEEVLYPALEDFELDLVIGEGPAARTVRIELQPFTLVGATTRMGLLTTPLRDRFGIPTRLQFYTEDELFIIVDRNARKLGAPADEGGAREIAKRARGTPRIAGRLLRRVVDFAVVEGDGRVTRALADMALTRLGVDKLGLDGADRRYLRLIAENYQGGPVGIETMSAALSESRDALEEVIEPYLLQQGLIQRTPRGRMLAQKAWTHLGMAPPKPQSDLFG; this is encoded by the coding sequence ATGATCGACAGTGACCCAACTTTGCGGCCGGACCCGCAGCCCGGTGATATAGACCGCGCCCTGCGCCCGCAGATGCTGGATGAATTCGTCGGTCAGGCCGAGGCGCGGGCCAACCTCAAGGTGTTCATCCAATCCGCTAAGCAGCGGGGCGAGGCGATGGATCACACGCTGTTCCACGGCCCGCCCGGATTGGGGAAGACCACGCTGGCGCAGATTATGGCGCGCGAGCTTGGGGTCGGGTTCCGCATGACCTCTGGCCCTGTGCTGGCCAAGGCCGGCGATCTGGCGGCGATCCTGACCAACCTCGAAGCCCGCGACGTGTTGTTCATCGACGAAATCCACCGTCTGAACCCAGCGGTGGAAGAGGTTCTGTATCCCGCGTTGGAGGACTTTGAACTGGATCTGGTGATCGGCGAAGGCCCCGCCGCGCGCACCGTGCGGATCGAGCTGCAGCCCTTCACGCTGGTGGGCGCGACAACGCGCATGGGGCTGTTGACCACGCCGCTGCGCGACCGTTTCGGCATCCCGACGCGTTTGCAGTTCTATACCGAGGATGAGTTGTTCATCATCGTCGATCGCAATGCCCGCAAGCTGGGGGCCCCCGCCGATGAGGGGGGCGCACGCGAGATCGCCAAACGCGCTCGTGGCACCCCGCGTATCGCGGGCCGTCTGCTGCGCCGCGTTGTGGATTTCGCCGTGGTCGAAGGCGACGGCCGCGTGACCCGCGCGCTGGCGGATATGGCGCTGACCCGTCTTGGCGTCGACAAGCTGGGGCTGGACGGGGCCGACCGCCGCTATCTGCGTCTGATCGCCGAGAATTATCAGGGTGGACCGGTCGGGATCGAAACCATGTCGGCGGCGCTGTCAGAATCCCGTGATGCGCTGGAAGAGGTGATCGAGCCTTATCTGCTGCAACAAGGGCTGATCCAGCGCACGCCGCGGGGACGGATGTTGGCGCAGAAAGCCTGGACGCATCTGGGGATGGCTCCGCCCAAACCCCAAAGCGATTTGTTTGGCTGA
- the ruvA gene encoding Holliday junction branch migration protein RuvA codes for MIGKITGRIDYRAPDHLLIDVRGVGYLVYCSDRTMAALPGVGEVVALFTDLVVREDLMQLFGFQTLAEKEWHRLLTSVQGVGAKASLAILGALGPDGVSRAIALGDWNAVKVAKGVGPKIAQRVVLDLKDKAPGVMAMTGSLAEAHGEVEAAAEVIETAAPKRRPVAPPNQSAQAEALSALGNLGYGPGDAAGAVAQAAGEMPEAETPQLIRAALKLLAPKG; via the coding sequence ATGATTGGCAAGATCACAGGACGTATTGATTATCGCGCGCCGGACCATTTGCTGATCGACGTGCGTGGCGTTGGCTATCTGGTCTATTGCTCAGACCGGACGATGGCCGCGCTGCCCGGCGTGGGCGAGGTTGTGGCGCTTTTCACCGATCTGGTGGTGCGCGAAGACCTTATGCAGCTTTTCGGCTTTCAGACGTTGGCGGAAAAGGAATGGCACCGGTTGCTGACCTCTGTTCAGGGGGTGGGGGCCAAGGCATCGCTCGCCATTCTGGGCGCGCTTGGGCCAGATGGTGTCAGCCGCGCCATCGCGCTTGGCGACTGGAACGCGGTCAAAGTGGCCAAGGGCGTCGGTCCCAAAATTGCGCAGCGCGTGGTGCTGGACCTCAAGGATAAGGCTCCGGGGGTGATGGCGATGACCGGTTCGCTGGCCGAAGCGCATGGCGAGGTCGAAGCCGCAGCAGAGGTGATCGAAACCGCCGCCCCCAAACGCCGCCCCGTGGCTCCGCCGAACCAGTCCGCGCAGGCAGAGGCGCTGTCGGCGCTTGGCAACCTCGGCTATGGTCCGGGCGATGCGGCAGGGGCCGTGGCGCAAGCCGCCGGAGAGATGCCAGAGGCCGAGACACCGCAGCTGATCCGCGCGGCGTTGAAACTGCTTGCCCCCAAAGGATAG
- the tolR gene encoding protein TolR encodes MAGGVMKKQGGGGRGRRRGRAQPMAEINITPFVDVMLVLLIIFMVAAPLLTVGVPVELPKTAATALPSEQEEPLTVTVLADGSVQIQKTETGRDDLVAKLRAISAERASDRVFLRADGAVPYASIMEVMGALNAGGFSNIGLVTETGGPKLDGTGASGG; translated from the coding sequence ATGGCAGGTGGGGTGATGAAAAAGCAGGGCGGGGGTGGCCGTGGTCGCCGTCGCGGTCGTGCGCAGCCGATGGCAGAGATCAACATCACGCCCTTCGTTGACGTGATGCTGGTGCTCTTGATCATCTTTATGGTCGCGGCACCTTTGCTGACGGTTGGCGTGCCGGTTGAGTTGCCGAAAACAGCGGCCACCGCCCTGCCGTCCGAGCAGGAGGAGCCGTTGACCGTGACCGTTCTGGCGGACGGGTCCGTGCAGATCCAGAAGACAGAGACCGGGCGTGATGATCTGGTTGCCAAGCTGCGTGCCATTTCGGCGGAGCGTGCGAGCGATCGCGTGTTCCTGCGTGCGGATGGGGCCGTGCCCTATGCCTCGATCATGGAAGTCATGGGGGCGCTGAACGCAGGTGGCTTTAGCAACATTGGTCTGGTGACTGAAACCGGCGGGCCGAAGTTGGACGGCACAGGCGCGTCAGGCGGGTAA